The genomic stretch CACCAGCAGTTTGTAAAAAACAGCCCTCAAGACacatgttttgttttcagcctctTTTAACATAGCCACCTCCTCTCCCCCGAGGCCATGAGATTGGCCGTGGGCTCTACTGCAGCCTTCCCCAGAGATTTTAAGCTTGCAAGGTGTTTGTTTCCCTCGCCCCTTCCTCTTCACCCGCCCCAAGTATACCCGGAGACTTCCTGACGGCAGaagccgggcgctgccgggcacCAGCGCAGCACGCAGGCATGTGCCGGGGGAGCTGTCACAGCTCGTCAGCCCGGCCACGTGTGAACGAACGCCGCACGCGTGAGGTTACAGAAGTGCTGCGCCCCGTTTGCCGCTCCATTGGAGGGGCAGACATGCTCAGACACCGGTGTTTATGGCAAAGGACAGTTATATGCTTGAGGAGATGGATCCTGTGCAGCAAGCATTACAGTTGTGAAGGGAAAATGCCCGCCGTCGGGTTGGGAAAGACCGAGAGCAGCAAACACCTCCAGACAGCGGTGTGGGCAGAGGCTGTGCAAGCTCTGCAAGGGTCTCGTGATGATGTTCTGCCCCACCAGAGCGAGGAACCAAACACGAACTGAAACTCCCCGAACCCTGGGCTATAACAAGCCCAAAACAGCAGACCTGAACCAGAGCTTTGTGCCCAGCTAAGCCCAAAACAGAGCCAGAGCAAGGCAGCCAGCTGAGCCCAGAATGGGAGCTGGACGCAAACTGAACAATCTCCACTGCTGCCGAGCCCAAACCCGAATCAGGAACGCTTCTCAGTTCAGTCCAGCTCCCTGCACGGAAGGCAAGAGGCTCCTGGGATGCCAGGGAGCTGCCGAAACGTCCCACAGGGCCACAGGCAAACAAATCCCTGCTATGGCCTCTGTCTGGAAACCTGCCCCTTTCTGAGCCTGCGAAAGCACCAGGTATTCCCCACCTTCTTCCTCCTCGCCTGCTCCTGATCCTTCAGGGCCTCCAGCACGGTCCGAGCCTTTTCGAAGGGAGGGATCTTCAACCTGAGAGAGTCCATTTGTTACACACGAGCCTGGTTCTGGCACTTGCCCATGTCTACCAGGTGGGGAGGCCCAGCCGGCTTAGCCGAGGAGCCATCAAGCTCTGGCAAACTCTTGGAGACCAAACCCCCATGGCAGGTCAGCGGGTGCTCAATCCGCCTTACCTGTACAGGATCTCAGCGCGGAGGTAATTCCCAATTCCATTGAAAAACTTCTGGTTTAAGAGGGCCTCGCAGATGGGCTTGTCAAAAGCCTTGTCATCCAGGTTCTTCAGCACGTTCTCCCTGCAACAGAGCACGGGGCGTCACGCAGGTTCACCTGGGCATGGCCGTTCTACTGCCGTGCAGGAAAAGCAGCCAAAACAAAGCAGGGGGGGCCTTCCCTCGGGCCAGACCGTGGCTGGCAGGGCGGTGGGACGCTCACCTGAAGGCCTGGTACTCGGAGAGGACGCAGGGCCCGCGGCCCAGCTGCCAGGCGTCACCCAGCCGCCATGAGCCGAAGCGGCGGGCGTCGACGAAGCAGAGGGCGCGCGGGGGGCTCTCGCGGGTGAGGAAGCGGAGGTGGGCATGGCGGGGGAGCTGGGCGGCGGGGCACAGCCGGAACGACCCCGACATGCCGAAGCGGAAGACGAGGTCCTGGGTGGCGGCGGGGCCCAGCGGGGCCAGCGTCAGCCGCAGCTCCTTGCCCCGGGAGGCGGCCGAGATGCGGTAGGCCTCGCTGGAGAAGGGCACCTCCGGGCCCCTGCCCACCGCCGAGCGCTCCACGCCGCCCGAGAACACCACCCCGCCGCACGCCTCGTTGATGTAGCGCCCGGCCAGGTGCAGCTCCGGGCACTCGGgcatcgccgccgccgccacggGACGCgactgcccggcccggcccgccgccacACGGacccgccggccgcccgccccgttGCCTGGAGACAcgcccaggccccgcccctcccacCTCCCACCGGAGCacgctgggagttgtagtcctgCCGCGTCGCCAAGGCAACGGGCCCGCCCGGCCTGCAAGGCCCGCGGAGGcctccgccgccccgccgcggggagaaACAGGCGGGACACGATTCGGCCTTGTCACCGTTACCTTTATTGGGGCTTCCCCCGGGGGACAGCCTCACCCCGGGCGACCCAGCGGGGCCCCGGCAGCCTCGCTCGCTGCCCGGGGCCCTACAGGAGGGCGGAGAAAGCTGCCCCcggcttccccctccccagccgggcagcgccggggcccgGTTGGGCGCAGCGGGTCCTGTCCCGCGATCCAGCATCGGTGCCTCCCGCCATCgccccctctcccagctcctcagAGAAGGGTGTTCATCAGGGCCTGGGCCTGCTTCAGCtctgaggagagagggaggaggtggtgcgggagccccggccccccgggtcCCTGCCACCACCCCTCCTCTGGCCtcacctgccagcagcacccGGAACTTGTCGGCCGAGAGGGCCACGGGGACGGCCGCCGTCCTCCCACGCTCCCCGTCCCGCAGGTTGAAGGTCAGGTGCACGAGGGGCTCGTTGACCTCCCGCAGCTCGCTGGAGCTGAGGGTGTAATCCACCCGCCAGCACACCGAGCCCAGCTGGCTCACTGGGGCGGGCGGACGGGCGGCGTCAGCACCCCGGCACGCTTCGGCAGGGTGCCTGACCCCGACCCCCAAACCTCCCAATGCCGCACTCACGTCTCAGGCTGCAGGCCCTAAGGCTGTCCTGGAGGGAGCTCTGCTTCTCCTCGTAGGACCGGCACAACCCGCTGGCATGCTCTGCCCAGGGGGAGGGACAAGACAAGAAACCCACCCGCTCACGCCGGCTCCGCTGCGGCCAAACCCCGGTAACACACCCGGAGGAGCCCCCGGGACGGACGGCGCAGAGGGGAGGCGATGGGGTACGACACGGCTGCCATCCCGCGCTGGATCCGGGCGTGAAGGaggcagcgccgggggctgccagctcagccctggcATATTCCACCAGGTCCGGCCCGCAGTGACACCCCGAGGGTCCCCCCTACCTTtgggcagccccagctgctgcagctcgcTCGACAGGGACTCGCTGTCCACGTTGTGCTTGGCGGCGCTGGAGAGGATGAAGCCAAGGACGGCGATGGTCGCTTTGACGTCCCCCGACTCTGCGGGCGGGATGGAGGGTTAGCTCCGCCGCCTCGGGAAGGCGTCCCCTGCCAGATCGCTGCCTGCCTGGAGCGCAGCTCCCTGGGGGGACCCCGGtcggggctgggcagcagcacccACCTAACTTGGCGTCTGAGGTCAGCTTCAGGATCTTCTCATACTGCGGGAGAGCAGAGCGCGGGGCCGTCAGGGTAAGCACCAGGCACCGTGCAGCCGCATAACGCACTCGCTACCAACATTAACACTAATAATTCTTACCTTAGCACTAATAGTACCAATACTTAACAACTATATTACTACTACTAGTACTGGCTGGGAGCATTCTTAATACTGAGGCTTGCATTAAGAATATGAAAGTCAGTGATATCGCTAATTACAGTGTTACAACGCTCTGCCTCCATCACGGTAACCCCCCGGAGGGGGGCATCCCGCTCACCTCGATGGCCTCCCCCAGCAGGTCCCGGAGCACCTGGGCGCAGATCAGCTTCAGCTTCACCGAGGACTGCGCAGGGGGAAAAGAAGGGTGACCACCGCGCCCGGGGCGcgcaggggcgggcggggggacggggggacgcgGGCACTTAACGATTTTGGCCAGGGTGCTGATCTCGGCCAGGACCCAGTCGGGGCAGTCCAGGTCCCCGCAGAAGCGGAACCGCTACGGGGGGAAGGCGCGGTCAGAGCCCGCCGCGGACCCGCCgcgcctcccccgcccctccccaccaccccccgccccaccatGTCGCCGCCGGTCCCCGGTGCCGCCGCAGATCCCGCCTCCGCGACCCGGAACCGCTCCCGGGCGGGCGGGAAGCGCTGCGGACGCTCCGCCCgtccccgcccccgcggcggggccttGCCCGGGCTCCCCCGCGGGGCTTTGCGGCGGGGCAAGGGCCCTGGGTCCGGCACCCCGGCCCCAGCGGCCCCGGGAGCGCTgcccggccggggaggggacgggggtccCGGGAGCTGGAGCCCGGGGGCGGTGGCTGCCCCGCGGGCGGTGGCTGCCCCGCGGGAGGGgcctcctcgccccgcccccccaatgCCCCGCCCCTCACTCttcgccccgccccctcccaccaGTTAAACACCGCCCGCCGCGTTCCCCCGGCCCAGGCTTTCCCCCGTCCCCGGCCCCCCGTCCCAGAAGCGGCCCTCGGGCCGGTCCCGAGCCCCGGACACGCAGTCCCGAGCCCCCCGCTTGTTTTCAGGCCCAGAAACGCCGCCCGGGGCCGGGTTCTGCAGCCCCGAGCGCAGCTCTCGGTGCCCCCTCGGGGGGCTGGAACCCCCCGGCTgctgcggcagccccggccccgctgaggtggggaagggggagcgcacccccccgcagccccgggcccgggcggggAGTGCTGGAGCCGGGGGGCGCCTCCCCGCGGGGGGGaaccggccccggggcagcgcccgcccgcccgggcagAGCTCTGCTGCGCTGCGGGGCCCGGATGAGGGAACGGGCCCGGATTGGGCGGGACGCAacaggcggggcggggccggatTGAAACGACGGGCCGGCATTGGGCGGAgtcggggcggggcggggcgggccgggtgCGCCGGGATTGGGCCAAACGGAGATGGGAGGGGCGGGACCGAGAGGGCCAGGATTGGGCGGAGCGGAGactggcggggccgggccgggattggtggggccgggcgctgcctcGGGCCGGGAttggcggggcggggccggaggcTGTTGGGCGCGTGCGCGGGCCGGCGGGGCGCCAGTGTCgggggcggtgctggtgctgcgcggggcggggggcgccgggccgggcagcgccgggagcaGGACCGGCCAGtgccgggagccgggccgggcagcgccggccgggCGGGAGCCTCCGTTCGCGCGGGCTCCGGCCGCGGGAGCGATGCGGCCGGGTCCCCGGGCAGGAGGCGGTTCGGGTGAGAcccggcccgggcgggcggggtACCGGGGCGCCGGCCCGTGCCCGGCGGGGGAGCGAGGCCCCGTCCCGCCGGCTGCTCCCCGCTtgggccgggcagcggcggcggccccggaGGCTGGTGCGGCGCCGAGCGGGTCCCGGGGCCCTCAGGGGCGGCGAAGGGCACCGGCCGctgcccgggggcgggggggtcccgagCGGGGCCGGAGCCACAGCGGGAgccgggggggttgggggggtcggGCTGCACTGGGGGGGCATAGCCAAAAATAGCTAAAACTATTGTTATTATATTATTGTCTTATTATAACGTATAATAATAACCTCAAAATAATAAAGCGAAGCCAAGCGCAGCAGAGCtctccccgggcgggcgggcgctgccccggggccggttCCCCCCCGCAGGGAGGCGCCCCCCAGCTCCagcggcccgggcccggggctgcgggggggtgcgctcccccttccccacctcagcggggccgggggccgcctcgggggctgctgcagcagccgggGGGTTCCAGTCCCCCGAGGGGGCACCGAGAGCTGCGCTCGGGGCTGCAGAACCCGGCCCCGGGCGGCGTTTCTGGGCCTGAAAACAagcggggggctcggggctgcgtGTCCGGGGCTCGGGACCGGCCCGAGGGCCGCTTCTGGgacggggggccgggggcgggggaaAGCCTGGGCCGGGGGAACGCGGCGGGCGGTGTTTAACtggtgggagggggcggggcgaaGAGTGAGGGGCGGGGCATtggggggcggggcgaggaggcCCCTCCCGCGGGGCAGCCACCGTCCCCGGGCTCCAGCTCCCGggacccccgtcccctccccggcccccggccGGGCAGCGCTCCCGGCGCCGCTGGGAGGGTTTTCCTGCTGCAGGGGAGCTGATGGAAGCGCCCTGCCCTCATTTCACCTTCTCAGCGTCTTTCCCCGAGGAGAGGGAGAACCATGTTAAAGTCGATGCCAACTTTCGGGGCTGGGGggacagaggaggagggaggcacaGGAAGGAGCCCAGAGCCTGTGGCATCGCGAGGGCTTTCCCGGGAACTGACCCCCTGGTGCCGGCTGGGTCACCCAAGAGCAAGGTGACACGCCAGTGGCATCCGAGGTACCGGCACTCAGCAAAACCCAGCGGGTCTCAGCACCCGGCGTGGGGCCGTGGCAGGGACCAGGCGAGGGAGACGCTGCTGGTGGGACCTCAGGGACACTGTGGGGTTCAAGGGCATCAGGCAGGGACCCAGCGTCTGCAGCAGACCTGGCAGAGCAAGGCAGCTGCCAGGCCGCGGTCGTTCACCCCAGCGACCTCCCACTGCCAAACAGCCCCACCATGTCATTTCTAGATGGAccagggtattttttttcccctgccttgtTTTCTTTCGTTACGGTTTGTTTTTTCCAGGCTGACTCTCAGGCTCGCTCTGCCCATTTGTTGGGGTTCCCCCTTTCTTGGCACGCTTGCTTTCATTGCTGCAGGTCGGGCGGCTCCTGCCTGTGCCTTCGGGTAAGTGTCACTTCtagaaaagcagcatttagaGAGATTTCTATAGAAtcactttgttttttcctcctaagcGCAGCAGAACTGGTCTGGTCGGGCTTTGGGTTACGCTTATTACTCTTTGCTCATGTGCTGGGGGCAGGTGACATCCGAGAGGGGAGGTGAGTCAGTTCTGAGGAAGTTTGTGGCCCTTGATCTGCAAAGCCAACTCTACAGATTTGAGTTGACaagcagcagtggcagctgctTTGTGCCTTTGGGCACCTAAGCTCTGATTTTCTCGAGGTTTGGGGATGCAGCaggtttcccccctccccccctggAGGAACTCGCTGCTTGTGGGTCATttccaggcaggagctggcagggaagGGTGGGAGTTGAGGAGCACTAAGTGGGTTCCTTGTCTTGCAGAGCACAGGGAAGGGCTGGTTTCAGCCCCTCTCCCCCTTGGAAAGGAGCAAGGGAGCTCAGCGCATGCCTGCCGGCAGCATCCAGGCTCCCTGCTCCCACGGGACCAGCCCTCACAGGGTGCAAGGGCAGCCAGGCAGCACGGGGACAAGCACCCCGAGAGCCCTGCCCCTCGCTGCAGAAAGGCTTTTCCCTACCTGCTTTGCAGAGCAAGTTTGGAGGCCAGTGGGACTGGATGACTTTtgattacagattaaaaaaagcaactgaaattactttttgaagTGAGTATCTTTATGCAGAGCCTGCTTTCTGCCTCCACACAGAGCCAGTCGCACACACTGGGGAGAAGCATGcagtgagaagggaaaaaacaagctTTTGGGTGAAAAAACCTTTGCCTTGTAGTTAGCAATAACAGCCCCCCATCATAGGGTGCTTTGCCTGTTGGGGTGAAGGGAAGCACCCAGCGCAGAGCAGGAAGGGCTGCTTTACCCAGGGGGCAGCCAAGGCTTTCTTCCTCAACCCAGCCCCAAGAGAGATGCGTTTCCTTGGCCTTTTAACTCCCTAGCACTAGTGAGTAGTTAGGCAAGAGCTGGAGAAGACCAAGCTCAGCTTAGTGATGCCAGTTAGACCAGCAGCACACCGCTTGGGCTGTCAAAGCCCggtctggccaggaggagcttaCAGCTCTTAAGCAAGCCTGGGTGTAAAGCAGAAGCCGCACATCGCCTGACAGCTGCCCATTACATCTCCTACACCCAGGAGCTGCACCTCGGCAGGTGGGAACCCAGGGCAGCACTGCCCTCCCAGGCAGGAGGGCTCAACACCACCCACGCAGCAAAAGCAGAGACCATGCACAGCTGGGTTTGCCATTCTATAAACAGTTTATCAAAGTTCACCATACAAAGAAATTCCTTCAGCCATCTGAGCCCACATCCTTCTCAAGGAGCATTTGGCAGCTGCAGGCCGATGAGCAGGGATAGGTTCTCAGCATCCCTCCCCCCACAACCCCTCTttgggctccccccccccccatcagctGCATCTTCTCTCATCAGGCAGAGTCATTTTGCCAGTGTGTATGAGCATCCTCAGTGCCCTGCAAGTGAGAGGGGGAGAAGTCACTGTGCCCACCTCCAGCAAGGACAGGGTGTGAGgtctccttccccccacctccccaagggGTTTCTCCAACTCCTGGCATTGCCCAGGACCATCACCAGGTACAACAGGGACCTGTGACCTGCAGAAACACCAGCTGAGCTTCAAGGCTCCAGCTCCGAGGCACAGAAACTAGTTCCAGGGACCGTAGAGGCCACTTGCCTGTTCAGAGGATGCCCCGAACCCTTGGTTATCCATTTCCAGGGTCTGGGTTCCTGCTTCAGGATCTCTTCTGTCCCAGAGGACCACCATGTCCCGCCAGTTGAGCCTCTTGGTCCTCAGGCACTAGGGAGGAGAGCATGGAGGCTGGAGCCATGCCTGGCCCTGCACTGGTCCCTCTGCTCTGCGCTCCCCTtgcccaggggctggggctgctttgCCCCAGCTTGTTTCTGTCTGCCCCAGCAGACAGACATCGCCCTTACCACCAGCAAGACGATGGGAGCAGTAATGATGCAGAGGCCACACACGACCATGATGACCACACCGTACTCGGGAAA from Calonectris borealis chromosome 11, bCalBor7.hap1.2, whole genome shotgun sequence encodes the following:
- the NEIL1 gene encoding endonuclease 8-like 1 isoform X3, with amino-acid sequence MPECPELHLAGRYINEACGGVVFSGGVERSAVGRGPEVPFSSEAYRISAASRGKELRLTLAPLGPAATQDLVFRFGMSGSFRLCPAAQLPRHAHLRFLTRESPPRALCFVDARRFGSWRLGDAWQLGRGPCVLSEYQAFRENVLKNLDDKAFDKPICEALLNQKFFNGIGNYLRAEILYRLKIPPFEKARTVLEALKDQEQARRKKNPSLTLSKKLKLIRENPDLLELCHTVPMEVIAAEKKLFDPDHSDNYAAFKNWLQCYLVPGMSSLRDRNGRTIWFQTAMTTGQGGDKDPLRSGRLAKGWQAVWSRGADCRKGGARVVWQPCSSLLSPVSG
- the NEIL1 gene encoding endonuclease 8-like 1 isoform X2, producing MPECPELHLAGRYINEACGGVVFSGGVERSAVGRGPEVPFSSEAYRISAASRGKELRLTLAPLGPAATQDLVFRFGMSGSFRLCPAAQLPRHAHLRFLTRESPPRALCFVDARRFGSWRLGDAWQLGRGPCVLSEYQAFRENVLKNLDDKAFDKPICEALLNQKFFNGIGNYLRAEILYRLKIPPFEKARTVLEALKDQEQARRKKNPSLTLSKKLKLIRENPDLLELCHTVPMEVIAAEKKLFDPDHSDNYAAFKNWLQCYLVPGMSSLRDRNGRTIWFQGEPGPMAPKGQTSRKKRAPLKADPEALTPKVTARASKRRPRAARKPPKSAEEEEQEVADGPRKGRARGRRKVTAAPALSEPAAPVKARRSRRTSVRKGRGAAPAV
- the COMMD4 gene encoding COMM domain-containing protein 4 — its product is MRFRFCGDLDCPDWVLAEISTLAKISSVKLKLICAQVLRDLLGEAIEYEKILKLTSDAKLESGDVKATIAVLGFILSSAAKHNVDSESLSSELQQLGLPKEHASGLCRSYEEKQSSLQDSLRACSLRLSQLGSVCWRVDYTLSSSELREVNEPLVHLTFNLRDGERGRTAAVPVALSADKFRVLLAELKQAQALMNTLL